A single genomic interval of Phycisphaerae bacterium harbors:
- the lysA gene encoding diaminopimelate decarboxylase translates to MDLFTYRNGELYCEDLPVRQIVDSGIGTPTYIYSATTFREHYSRMASAFAELDPIICYSIKCCQNIHIVRLLVEQGAGMDVVSGGELYRALKAGADPSKIVYAGTGKTDKEINEAIDARIGWFNIESEAELANLIHIASQRQTTVRAALRVNPDVDPKTHRHTTTGKKETKFGVDIERAKRAFEEYGRNKSVRLCGIHLHIGSPVNAVQPYVEAIEKALDLILSLRRDGFEINTLDIGGGYGADYSAGEALSGKAYAQMIVPLLREQGLKIILEPGRSIAANAGILVTRTLFIKRSGDRQFVIVDAGMSDLIRPALYDAYHFLWPVAPGPQYALAERRRNVNIPETVKVDVVGPICETGDFLARDRDLPPIKRGDLLAVFTAGAYGFTMASHYNSRPNAAEVLVEGSTFRTIRRRETYDDLIAAEEQV, encoded by the coding sequence ATGGATCTGTTTACCTACAGGAATGGCGAGTTGTACTGCGAGGACCTGCCGGTCCGTCAGATTGTAGATTCCGGCATCGGGACCCCGACCTACATCTACTCCGCGACAACCTTCAGGGAGCATTACTCCCGCATGGCGTCCGCTTTCGCCGAGTTGGATCCGATCATCTGCTACTCAATCAAATGCTGCCAGAACATCCACATCGTCCGCCTGCTCGTCGAGCAGGGCGCGGGCATGGACGTGGTCAGCGGCGGCGAGCTGTACCGGGCCCTCAAGGCCGGTGCGGATCCGTCCAAGATCGTTTATGCCGGTACGGGCAAGACGGACAAGGAGATCAACGAGGCCATCGACGCAAGGATCGGCTGGTTCAACATCGAGTCCGAGGCCGAGCTGGCCAACCTGATCCACATCGCTTCGCAGCGGCAGACGACGGTGCGCGCTGCCCTGCGGGTCAACCCCGATGTCGATCCCAAGACGCACCGCCACACCACCACCGGCAAAAAGGAGACCAAGTTCGGCGTAGATATCGAGCGCGCCAAGAGGGCGTTCGAGGAATACGGCCGCAACAAGTCGGTCAGGCTCTGCGGCATCCATCTGCACATCGGCTCGCCGGTCAACGCCGTCCAGCCGTACGTCGAGGCCATCGAAAAGGCATTGGACCTGATCCTCTCGCTGCGGCGAGACGGCTTCGAGATCAACACGCTTGACATCGGTGGCGGATACGGCGCCGACTACAGCGCCGGCGAGGCCCTGTCCGGCAAGGCCTACGCCCAGATGATTGTGCCGCTGCTTCGCGAACAGGGGCTCAAGATCATCCTGGAGCCCGGCCGATCCATCGCCGCAAACGCCGGCATCCTGGTCACCCGCACGTTGTTCATCAAACGCAGCGGCGACCGCCAGTTCGTCATCGTTGACGCCGGCATGAGCGACCTGATCCGGCCCGCCCTGTATGACGCCTATCATTTCCTGTGGCCGGTCGCTCCGGGTCCGCAGTACGCACTGGCCGAGCGTCGCCGGAACGTGAACATCCCCGAGACCGTTAAGGTCGACGTGGTCGGACCGATCTGCGAGACCGGCGACTTCCTGGCCAGGGACCGCGACCTGCCGCCGATTAAACGAGGCGACCTGCTGGCCGTCTTTACGGCCGGGGCCTACGGTTTCACCATGGCCAGCCACTACAACTCGCGGCCCAACGCCGCCGAGGTGCTGGTGGAAGGTTCCACGTTCCGCACCATCCGCCGGCGCGAGACCTACGATGATCTCATCGCCGCCGAAGAACAGGTCTGA